One genomic window of Methanosarcina acetivorans C2A includes the following:
- a CDS encoding biotin--[acetyl-CoA-carboxylase] ligase → MGDKRSRIIKALKDAQKTPVSGEDLGLKLGISRTMVWKYIKSLQADGYEIESSPKRGYVLKSVPQLLYPDEIQMGLKTTLLGQKIHYFEEVSSTNSVAKEIAASEEEGSLVIAEVQKVGRGRMGREWISPHGGIWMSVILKPGIPLRHASRLTLVAGLAVANVIRDMGLDARIKWPNDVRINGKKVCGILTEAKAEVDRVDYVILGIGINVNMELKDIPESFRAGSTTLKVETGKHIRRVSFLQDLLFELEQQYIRFKTQPFSQILNDWLALSDTIGREVKVTTPSRIIEGKAVGVTPDGALIIRKSDDTKEEIIAGRCIYARPK, encoded by the coding sequence ATGGGAGATAAAAGATCTCGAATTATAAAGGCACTTAAGGATGCACAGAAGACCCCTGTTTCTGGGGAAGACCTGGGGCTCAAGCTTGGGATTTCCAGGACAATGGTATGGAAATATATTAAATCCCTCCAGGCCGACGGATATGAAATCGAATCTTCCCCCAAGAGAGGCTACGTCCTGAAATCCGTGCCTCAACTCCTGTACCCTGATGAGATCCAGATGGGGCTCAAAACCACTCTTCTGGGACAGAAGATCCATTACTTCGAAGAAGTTAGCTCCACTAACAGTGTTGCTAAAGAAATTGCAGCTTCCGAAGAAGAAGGATCTCTTGTTATAGCTGAGGTACAAAAAGTGGGAAGAGGCCGCATGGGCAGGGAATGGATCTCACCTCACGGCGGGATATGGATGTCCGTGATCCTGAAACCTGGGATTCCTCTCAGGCATGCCTCAAGGCTGACCCTTGTAGCCGGGCTTGCAGTTGCAAATGTAATCCGCGATATGGGGCTTGATGCCCGCATTAAGTGGCCAAATGATGTCCGTATCAATGGGAAGAAAGTCTGCGGGATTCTTACCGAAGCAAAAGCTGAAGTGGACCGGGTGGACTATGTCATTCTCGGGATAGGAATCAATGTAAACATGGAGTTAAAGGATATTCCCGAGTCTTTCCGCGCAGGCTCGACCACGCTGAAAGTCGAGACTGGGAAGCATATCAGGAGGGTTTCGTTCCTGCAGGATTTACTCTTTGAACTTGAGCAGCAGTACATAAGGTTCAAGACCCAGCCCTTTTCCCAGATCCTCAATGACTGGCTTGCTCTCTCGGATACCATAGGTAGGGAGGTGAAGGTAACCACCCCTTCAAGGATTATAGAAGGCAAAGCTGTTGGAGTAACTCCGGACGGAGCTCTTATAATCAGGAAATCCGATGATACTAAGGAAGAAATTATTGCAGGTAGATGCATTTATGCTCGTCCCAAATAA
- a CDS encoding coiled-coil protein, with protein MNNDVSTAETATADLSNLNERELKGKVNELRSRIEKSERQLASIFKELKINRTDIDELKEKRDALNQQVKERVAKAQSLRDQRDEINKQIGEYKEKRSDVNSKTQELFSGIADLKEKRDECNKLSHGSVESLSRAYEAEREAFLNKDLPLAVEIKILQKLKDLSQRLEAAKKANELHAQIQESYKESKGIHKEGDEFHEKIQKLSDESQACHLEMLENFKAADEIRKEANMYHAQLTDKIANINSIKEKIDPLKNSIAGNRKELSLYLDRLKDLQLTKDEHKVNQKHSDAREKLQKNARLSLEDLKLLIEKGDVKFSSND; from the coding sequence ATGAACAACGACGTTTCAACAGCAGAAACTGCAACGGCTGACCTTTCAAACCTTAATGAACGGGAGCTCAAGGGCAAGGTAAACGAGCTCAGGAGCAGGATAGAGAAAAGCGAAAGGCAATTGGCTTCGATTTTCAAGGAACTGAAAATAAACAGGACCGATATCGACGAATTGAAGGAAAAGAGAGACGCTCTAAACCAGCAGGTAAAAGAAAGGGTTGCAAAAGCGCAGTCACTTAGAGACCAACGGGACGAAATTAATAAGCAGATTGGCGAGTACAAGGAGAAAAGGAGCGACGTAAATTCCAAAACTCAGGAACTTTTTTCAGGAATTGCGGATCTTAAGGAAAAGCGTGACGAGTGCAACAAACTCTCTCACGGGAGCGTAGAATCCCTTTCAAGAGCGTATGAAGCCGAACGGGAAGCTTTTTTAAATAAAGACCTTCCCCTTGCAGTAGAAATCAAGATACTCCAGAAGTTAAAAGACCTGAGCCAGCGCCTTGAAGCTGCAAAGAAGGCAAACGAATTGCATGCACAGATTCAGGAGAGCTATAAAGAATCCAAAGGGATTCATAAAGAAGGGGACGAATTCCACGAAAAAATTCAGAAACTTTCGGATGAGTCTCAGGCGTGCCACCTGGAAATGCTCGAAAACTTCAAAGCGGCAGACGAGATCCGAAAAGAAGCAAATATGTACCATGCTCAGCTCACGGATAAGATTGCAAACATAAATTCCATTAAAGAAAAAATAGATCCCCTCAAGAACAGCATCGCAGGCAATAGAAAAGAACTCTCGTTATACCTTGACAGGCTGAAAGACCTTCAACTAACGAAAGATGAGCACAAAGTAAACCAGAAACACAGTGATGCCCGCGAAAAGCTGCAGAAAAATGCCCGCCTCAGCCTGGAAGACCTCAAGCTCCTTATAGAGAAAGGCGATGTGAAGTTCTCTTCAAACGACTGA
- a CDS encoding COG2426 family protein, with product MSVENLLVDMLGSVPHWLAVMVIGALPISELRGAIPVAIGIYEMRPFEAYFFSVLGNLIPVVPLLLYLEPVSGYLRRYHIFDVFFTWLFARTRRKHTENFEKYGLLALTLFVAVPLPVTGAWTGCAAAFVFGIKFRHSFPAITAGVMIAGVVVTVITMTGMNLADLIFGV from the coding sequence ATGTCTGTTGAAAATTTACTGGTAGATATGCTGGGGTCCGTGCCCCACTGGCTCGCAGTAATGGTCATAGGGGCTCTTCCGATCTCCGAACTGAGGGGGGCAATCCCCGTTGCCATAGGCATTTACGAGATGAGACCTTTTGAGGCTTATTTCTTTTCGGTACTTGGAAACCTTATTCCTGTGGTCCCCCTTCTGCTTTACCTCGAGCCGGTCTCCGGGTACCTGAGGCGATACCATATCTTCGATGTTTTTTTCACCTGGCTCTTTGCAAGAACCCGGCGAAAGCACACTGAAAACTTTGAAAAATACGGGCTCCTTGCCCTGACCCTCTTCGTTGCCGTGCCGCTGCCAGTTACAGGGGCCTGGACAGGCTGTGCAGCCGCTTTTGTGTTCGGGATCAAATTCCGGCATTCGTTCCCGGCAATCACTGCAGGGGTAATGATAGCAGGAGTCGTTGTAACTGTAATCACAATGACGGGCATGAACCTTGCCGACCTTATTTTCGGAGTTTGA
- a CDS encoding DUF424 domain-containing protein: MYLKIYKNGGHVLVAACDKEVLGKALKHGNSVVEINEAFYGEELASEEELQKALEEATTANLFGEKTIKCAIKCGLIDPDSVIVIDCVPHAQAFRV; the protein is encoded by the coding sequence ATGTATCTAAAAATCTATAAAAATGGAGGGCACGTGCTTGTTGCGGCCTGTGATAAGGAAGTGCTCGGAAAAGCCCTGAAACATGGCAACAGCGTCGTAGAGATCAACGAGGCTTTCTACGGAGAGGAGCTCGCCTCCGAAGAAGAGCTTCAGAAGGCCCTGGAAGAAGCTACGACTGCAAATCTTTTCGGGGAAAAAACAATCAAATGTGCCATAAAGTGCGGGCTTATCGATCCTGACTCCGTAATCGTGATCGACTGCGTACCACATGCCCAGGCATTCAGAGTTTGA
- a CDS encoding acetyl-CoA carboxylase biotin carboxylase subunit: protein MFKKVLVANRGEIAIRVMRACRELGISTVAVCSEADKNALFAKYADEAYLIGPAPSSQSYLNMEAIIAVAKNTGSEAIHPGYGFLSENPAFAKRCEEEGIIFIGPPSHVIAEMGSKIRARNLMMKAGVPVVPGTKDAVEDVNEALEIAEKIGYPVLIKASAGGGGIGMKVVHSIEELSTSLSSTQQMAGSAFGDSSVFIEKYVEEPRHIEIQILADASGNTVYLSDRECSIQRRHQKLIEEAPSPIMTPELRKQMGEAAVKVAKAIGYINAGTVEFLYSKGNFYFLEVNTRLQVEHGITEMITGIDIVREQLSIAWGEKLEFDQEDIVIDGHAIECRINAEDPLNDFAPSPGKIRRYRSAGGPGVRVDSGVHTGYTISPYYDSMISKLCVWSRKREDAIARMERALYEYVVVGVKTNIPFHKAVMRNPAFRRGDLTTGFIEEQDILEAVEDVVKADSEKGATLASALEAKDKKVAAITAAVHAYVNMAQKTQR from the coding sequence ATGTTCAAAAAAGTACTAGTTGCAAATCGCGGTGAAATTGCAATCAGGGTCATGCGTGCCTGCAGAGAGCTCGGAATTTCCACAGTCGCTGTCTGTTCGGAGGCTGATAAAAATGCCCTCTTTGCCAAGTATGCCGATGAGGCCTATCTGATAGGCCCCGCCCCTTCCAGCCAGAGTTACCTGAACATGGAAGCTATCATTGCAGTTGCAAAAAATACCGGATCCGAGGCAATCCATCCAGGCTATGGTTTTCTTTCTGAAAATCCTGCCTTTGCAAAACGTTGCGAGGAAGAGGGTATCATCTTCATCGGGCCTCCGAGTCATGTGATTGCTGAAATGGGAAGTAAAATCAGGGCAAGAAATCTGATGATGAAGGCCGGGGTTCCCGTAGTTCCGGGCACAAAAGATGCAGTTGAGGACGTAAACGAAGCTCTTGAAATCGCTGAGAAAATAGGTTATCCCGTCCTTATCAAGGCATCTGCGGGCGGCGGCGGGATAGGGATGAAAGTCGTGCATTCCATAGAAGAACTTTCCACTTCCCTGAGTTCCACGCAGCAGATGGCAGGTTCGGCTTTCGGAGATTCTTCGGTGTTTATTGAAAAATACGTGGAAGAACCCAGGCACATAGAGATCCAGATCCTTGCTGACGCTTCTGGGAATACCGTTTATCTCTCGGACAGGGAATGTTCTATCCAGAGGAGGCACCAGAAGCTGATCGAAGAGGCTCCTTCCCCTATCATGACTCCCGAACTCAGGAAGCAGATGGGAGAAGCTGCCGTAAAGGTTGCAAAAGCTATCGGTTACATAAATGCAGGAACCGTTGAGTTCCTCTACTCTAAAGGCAATTTCTATTTCCTTGAAGTCAATACCCGTCTGCAGGTGGAGCACGGAATCACCGAAATGATCACAGGGATTGATATTGTGAGGGAACAGCTCAGTATTGCCTGGGGTGAGAAGCTCGAGTTTGATCAGGAAGATATAGTTATTGATGGGCATGCAATCGAATGCAGAATCAATGCTGAAGATCCCTTAAACGACTTTGCCCCATCTCCGGGAAAGATCCGGAGGTACCGTTCGGCGGGAGGGCCCGGAGTAAGGGTGGACAGTGGTGTGCACACCGGGTATACAATCTCTCCATATTACGACTCCATGATTTCCAAGCTCTGCGTCTGGTCAAGAAAAAGAGAGGATGCCATTGCCAGGATGGAAAGGGCTCTTTACGAATATGTGGTCGTAGGAGTAAAAACCAATATCCCCTTCCATAAAGCTGTCATGAGGAACCCGGCATTCCGCAGGGGAGACCTGACAACCGGATTTATCGAAGAGCAGGATATCCTTGAGGCTGTGGAAGATGTCGTTAAGGCTGACAGTGAAAAAGGGGCTACTCTGGCTTCGGCTCTGGAGGCAAAGGATAAAAAGGTCGCAGCGATCACGGCTGCCGTACATGCCTATGTTAACATGGCACAGAAAACACAGCGGTGA
- a CDS encoding class I SAM-dependent methyltransferase: MLLQELLGIDEEIYLVEESYTAQRTPELTLQYLNRVRNFPGAGSIRLIRVREKGHTMGLLFFNPADEEVPVDFWSVFTGALASAPPKASFEALADSILASNPPEKEVELSSEIWRDAINEYYSLMLVSRNLCPGCSVKSESYKSVFSENRVKRVTEIFELLRKKGYYPEGRLLEVCCGNGMSTLALYRLGLNPLAVEINKCTVCQGLEQQVLNPQRTVIMDATAISKYFEPGSFDAVMGFMLGLVYEFNKGLWTGIMREAVAVAADEAVLLFSVSSKPEIEILADTLLKAGVEGEIVDNTDSEGTYDQWIFVGRKQKNMFPRK, translated from the coding sequence ATGCTCTTACAGGAACTCCTTGGCATAGATGAAGAGATCTACCTTGTAGAAGAAAGTTACACTGCTCAGAGGACTCCTGAGCTTACGCTCCAGTACCTTAACAGGGTCCGAAACTTTCCGGGCGCGGGAAGCATTCGGCTTATAAGGGTCAGAGAGAAGGGACACACGATGGGATTGCTGTTTTTCAATCCTGCCGATGAAGAAGTTCCTGTGGATTTCTGGTCAGTATTTACCGGAGCCCTTGCGTCAGCTCCTCCAAAGGCCAGTTTTGAAGCCCTTGCAGACTCTATTCTTGCTTCAAATCCCCCTGAAAAGGAAGTCGAACTTTCTTCCGAAATCTGGCGGGACGCAATAAACGAATATTACTCCTTGATGCTTGTCAGCCGGAACCTCTGTCCTGGCTGTTCGGTCAAATCTGAGTCCTACAAAAGTGTTTTTTCAGAAAATCGTGTAAAAAGGGTCACGGAAATTTTTGAGCTTCTCCGAAAAAAAGGCTATTACCCTGAAGGCAGGCTCCTTGAGGTTTGCTGTGGGAACGGAATGTCCACGCTTGCCCTTTACAGGCTCGGGCTGAACCCTCTGGCAGTAGAAATCAATAAGTGTACTGTCTGCCAGGGACTTGAGCAGCAGGTTCTGAACCCTCAAAGGACAGTGATTATGGATGCAACAGCCATTTCAAAATACTTTGAGCCGGGCAGTTTTGACGCGGTAATGGGTTTCATGCTGGGGCTTGTCTACGAATTTAACAAAGGGCTCTGGACCGGCATTATGAGAGAGGCGGTTGCGGTTGCAGCTGACGAGGCTGTCCTGCTCTTTTCCGTAAGCAGCAAACCCGAGATTGAAATTCTTGCCGATACCCTCCTTAAGGCAGGGGTCGAGGGAGAGATTGTAGACAACACGGATTCGGAAGGTACTTATGACCAATGGATCTTTGTAGGGCGAAAGCAAAAAAATATGTTTCCCCGAAAATGA
- the oadA gene encoding sodium-extruding oxaloacetate decarboxylase subunit alpha — translation MRVKITETVLRDAHQSLLATRMRTRDMLEVAEQLDQIGYFSLEMWGGATFDSSIRYLNEDPWQRLRDLKKKMNNTYAQMLLRGQNLVGYRHYSDDVVEKFVTKAYENGIDIFRIFDAVNDVRNMELSIKVAKGLGAHVQGTVCYTISPVHTVEKYVELAKQLEELECDSLCIKDMAGLLSPHEATQIISAMKKEISIPISLHCHCTSGMAPMSYMAACAVGVDVLDTALSPLAWGTSQPPTETVVAALQGTPYDTGLDLGAFEEAVRYFKDLKEKYSGILDPISEQIDTNVLIYQIPGGMLSNLVSQLKEQNALDKYGAVLEEMPKVREELGYPPLVTPTSQIVGTQAVLNVLMGERYKVIPKEVKDYVRGLYGRSPAPISPEIIGKIIGDEEPIHCRPADLLKPEYEKRKKEAEEMGIAKSEEDVLTYILYPAIAPKFLKGEMEEEALAVIPPAPAALPEYKIPTHFKVEVDDEVYEVKIEPFGGVSISEAAPKKPSAESIKGGVCSSMQGMVLSLKVKVEDVVKEGDTVAVIEAMKMENTVHAHCSGAVKEIFVAEGDTVAPGDIILSIE, via the coding sequence ATGCGCGTAAAAATTACTGAAACCGTCCTCCGGGATGCACACCAGTCTCTCCTGGCAACCAGGATGCGGACGAGGGATATGCTCGAAGTGGCTGAACAACTGGACCAGATTGGGTATTTTTCCCTCGAGATGTGGGGAGGTGCTACCTTTGACAGCTCTATTCGCTACCTTAACGAAGACCCCTGGCAGCGCCTCAGGGACCTCAAGAAAAAGATGAACAATACATATGCCCAGATGCTGCTCCGGGGCCAGAACCTTGTAGGGTACAGGCACTATTCGGATGACGTTGTTGAAAAGTTCGTCACCAAAGCCTATGAAAACGGCATTGATATTTTCCGAATTTTTGATGCAGTTAATGATGTCCGGAACATGGAACTTTCAATCAAGGTAGCAAAAGGCCTGGGAGCTCATGTCCAGGGTACGGTCTGCTATACCATAAGCCCGGTACATACCGTAGAAAAATATGTGGAGCTTGCAAAACAGCTTGAAGAGCTGGAATGTGACTCTCTCTGCATCAAGGACATGGCAGGTCTTCTCTCTCCCCATGAAGCTACCCAGATTATCAGTGCCATGAAAAAAGAAATATCAATCCCCATTTCTCTCCACTGCCACTGCACTTCGGGAATGGCCCCGATGAGTTATATGGCAGCCTGTGCTGTTGGAGTAGATGTTCTGGATACGGCTCTTTCTCCCCTTGCCTGGGGAACCTCCCAGCCTCCTACCGAGACCGTTGTTGCAGCTCTCCAGGGGACCCCGTATGATACAGGGCTTGACCTTGGAGCCTTTGAAGAGGCTGTCAGGTATTTCAAAGATCTGAAGGAGAAGTACAGCGGGATCCTGGACCCTATTTCCGAACAGATCGACACCAATGTCCTCATTTACCAGATTCCCGGAGGTATGCTCTCAAATCTTGTTTCTCAGTTAAAAGAGCAAAACGCCCTTGACAAATATGGAGCTGTACTTGAAGAGATGCCAAAGGTCAGAGAAGAACTCGGGTATCCGCCTCTCGTTACTCCTACAAGCCAGATTGTAGGAACACAGGCTGTGCTCAACGTGCTTATGGGAGAACGCTACAAGGTCATTCCCAAAGAGGTAAAGGACTACGTACGCGGACTATACGGGCGCTCTCCTGCCCCGATAAGCCCTGAGATCATAGGAAAGATCATCGGGGACGAAGAACCGATTCATTGCCGTCCTGCCGACCTTCTCAAGCCTGAGTATGAGAAGAGGAAAAAAGAAGCAGAGGAAATGGGCATTGCAAAATCCGAAGAAGATGTCCTTACCTACATTCTTTACCCGGCAATTGCTCCCAAGTTTCTGAAAGGGGAAATGGAAGAAGAGGCCCTGGCAGTTATTCCTCCCGCTCCTGCAGCTCTCCCGGAGTACAAAATCCCTACTCACTTCAAGGTCGAGGTGGACGACGAGGTCTATGAGGTCAAAATCGAGCCTTTTGGCGGCGTTTCCATTTCCGAGGCCGCCCCTAAAAAGCCTAGCGCCGAATCCATTAAAGGCGGCGTTTGCAGCTCGATGCAGGGTATGGTACTTTCCCTGAAGGTAAAGGTGGAAGATGTCGTAAAAGAAGGAGATACCGTTGCAGTCATCGAAGCCATGAAAATGGAAAACACGGTCCATGCTCACTGCTCAGGCGCTGTTAAGGAAATCTTTGTTGCTGAGGGAGATACGGTTGCTCCCGGGGACATTATCCTGTCAATAGAGTGA
- a CDS encoding histone family protein, which yields MEDNMAKVIPFAPIERLIRTAGAHRVSESAGMALTEILEEYGLQISKEAIKLAEHAGRKTVKAEDIKLAKEML from the coding sequence TTGGAGGATAATATGGCAAAAGTTATACCATTTGCACCAATCGAACGCCTGATAAGGACGGCTGGTGCCCACAGAGTAAGTGAGAGTGCAGGAATGGCCCTTACGGAGATTCTGGAAGAATATGGACTTCAGATTTCAAAAGAAGCTATAAAACTTGCAGAGCATGCAGGCAGAAAAACCGTAAAGGCTGAAGATATAAAACTGGCAAAAGAAATGCTATAA
- a CDS encoding S-layer protein domain-containing protein, with product MLVPNKHERKSRKGTGVLPAFFFSFLVLFFFSVLLFSVLSVPGCAEEEKLPIVLVDGDEIYVQSGDFHDFLQEYRIYVKGADTEGSRIWIELSRDGVFLEDAIVGEGDTFVYSNNTTEILNLTVDTIYGGTDGVLVRFSPVYQHLNPKLPMPQSQQIAPVNSSENNSSVSPVPEEHQVKGFDMPLFLLSIGAVFLVTGIFSGRHKEK from the coding sequence ATGCTCGTCCCAAATAAACATGAAAGAAAAAGCAGGAAAGGAACAGGTGTCCTGCCTGCATTTTTTTTCTCCTTTCTGGTCTTATTCTTCTTTTCGGTTCTCTTATTTTCAGTCCTTTCTGTCCCGGGTTGTGCAGAAGAGGAAAAACTTCCCATTGTGCTGGTCGATGGTGATGAAATTTATGTGCAGTCCGGAGACTTCCATGATTTCTTGCAAGAGTATCGAATTTACGTAAAAGGTGCTGATACCGAGGGCAGCAGGATCTGGATCGAACTCAGCAGAGACGGGGTTTTCCTGGAAGACGCTATTGTCGGTGAGGGCGACACTTTTGTATATTCGAATAACACTACGGAGATTCTAAACCTCACAGTGGATACTATCTATGGCGGGACAGATGGAGTACTGGTAAGGTTTTCTCCGGTGTATCAGCACCTTAATCCCAAACTTCCCATGCCCCAGAGCCAGCAGATTGCCCCTGTTAACAGCTCTGAGAACAACTCTTCTGTATCTCCTGTACCTGAAGAACACCAGGTAAAGGGTTTTGATATGCCCCTTTTTCTTCTGAGTATCGGAGCTGTTTTTCTGGTAACCGGTATTTTCTCGGGAAGACATAAGGAAAAGTGA
- a CDS encoding replication factor C small subunit: MEDSKIKEEIWIEKYRPVRLNQVAGQDETIERLKSYVATKNLPHLLFSGPPGVGKTASAVSIAREIFGEDLWRENFTELNASDERGIDIVRNKIKNFAKTAPIGGAPFKIIFLDEADALTADAQSALRRTMERFSSNCRFILSCNYSSKIIEPIQSRCAVYRFRRLSDEAIKERLEYIAGDQGLSITEGGYEALIYVAQGDMRKAVNSLQAAAFIDTDKSISRETIYRTTATANPEEIKNLIETALRGNFRIARKELNRLLYEEGLSGEDIVGQIYRVVSEMDNLMVLDLGLTERDIVALVDVIGETDFRLTEGASEKIQLEALLAHFALSREN; the protein is encoded by the coding sequence ATGGAGGACTCTAAGATTAAAGAAGAGATCTGGATTGAAAAATACAGGCCTGTCAGGCTGAACCAGGTGGCAGGACAGGACGAAACAATCGAACGCCTGAAGTCTTACGTGGCAACTAAAAATCTTCCTCACCTCCTCTTTTCCGGGCCTCCGGGTGTCGGAAAAACAGCCTCTGCAGTTTCGATTGCAAGGGAGATTTTCGGGGAAGATCTATGGAGGGAAAACTTTACCGAACTTAATGCTTCCGATGAAAGGGGCATTGATATCGTCAGAAACAAAATTAAAAACTTTGCAAAAACCGCTCCTATAGGCGGAGCTCCGTTCAAGATCATTTTTCTTGATGAAGCCGATGCTCTAACAGCGGATGCACAGTCCGCACTCCGCAGGACCATGGAACGGTTCAGCAGCAACTGTCGTTTTATCCTCTCATGCAATTACTCCTCCAAGATCATTGAGCCCATTCAGTCCAGGTGTGCTGTTTACAGGTTCAGGCGGCTTTCAGACGAAGCCATCAAAGAACGTCTTGAATACATTGCAGGAGACCAGGGTCTGTCCATTACCGAAGGCGGGTATGAAGCTCTTATTTACGTAGCTCAGGGAGACATGCGAAAAGCTGTCAATTCTCTTCAAGCGGCTGCCTTCATTGATACGGACAAATCTATTTCCAGGGAAACCATCTACAGGACCACTGCAACTGCGAACCCTGAGGAGATTAAGAACCTTATTGAGACTGCCCTGCGCGGAAACTTCAGGATTGCCCGAAAAGAGCTTAACAGGCTGCTCTATGAAGAAGGGCTTTCAGGAGAAGACATTGTGGGCCAGATCTACAGGGTGGTTTCCGAAATGGATAACCTTATGGTTCTGGATCTCGGGCTAACGGAGAGAGATATTGTCGCCCTTGTGGATGTTATCGGGGAAACCGATTTCAGACTGACCGAAGGAGCCAGCGAGAAAATCCAGCTGGAAGCCCTGCTCGCACATTTTGCTCTTTCAAGAGAAAACTGA
- a CDS encoding 4Fe-4S binding protein: MVKADKKNKKIVQSEKCIGCGICYSVCPVNAKLMKKDDFDPETAELAIRIIDGVAIISDDVCIRCGACSKICPVESLTLVELETATA, translated from the coding sequence ATGGTAAAGGCAGATAAGAAAAACAAAAAAATAGTTCAGTCCGAAAAGTGTATTGGGTGCGGGATATGCTATTCCGTCTGCCCTGTGAATGCAAAATTAATGAAAAAAGATGATTTTGACCCCGAGACTGCCGAACTCGCAATCCGGATCATCGACGGAGTGGCAATCATCAGTGACGATGTCTGCATCCGTTGCGGAGCCTGCTCAAAGATTTGCCCCGTGGAATCCCTTACTCTGGTTGAGCTTGAAACTGCAACCGCTTAA